The genomic interval TTCTCAGCTTCAAACAATATCTCACTGATCCGTCCGGTAGGCTTTCTTCTTGGGTTGGTCACCAATGCTGTCGATGGAGAGGGATTTCATGCAACAACCGCACTGGTCATGTCGCAGCAATTGACCTCCGTAATGAAGAATCTTCTTTGCTTGGTGAGTTGATTAATCCTTCACTGCTTGACTTGAAACATCTGAGTTACTTGGATTTAAGCTTCAATGACTTCGAAGGGATTCACATTCCAAAATTCATTGGGCAGCTTACGAGTTTAAAGTATCTCAATCTCGCATATTCCAACTTTGCAGGAGAAATTCCCTCTTCTCTTGGTAACCTTTCAAACTTGAATTATTTAGACCTCAGTTCTAATTATCTTTCCAGTGTTGTGTATTCCGAAAACTTGAATTGGTTTTCTCATCTCTCTTCCCTGGAATACCTCGATCTTAGAGGTGTGGATCTTTGGAGCATAGGAGGCAGTTGGCTACATGCTGTTAACATGCTTCCATCACTCTTAGAGCTGCATCTGTCAACTTGTTCTATCCAAATCAATCCTCACTCACTAGAATCCAATAACTTGACATCACTTGCAGTCCTTGAGATATCAAGGAATGATCTTGTCAATTCTTCATTTCCAAAATGGAATTTTAATCTTTCTAACCTTACAAAACTTGATCTTACTTATAATTCTTTCAGTGATCCCTTTGTTGATGAATTAGCACCATTGATATCTCTAGAACACCTCCAATTATCTAACACGGGACTCAAAGGCCAAGTTCCCAAATTCGTTGGAAATTTGTGCAAGCTCAAGTCATTAGATTTTTCGTTCAACAAATTTGATGGGGGGATTGAAaaatttttggatggtttttcAAATTGCTCATCTAATAAAATGGAGTCACTAGATTTCTCTAATTGTGGGATAGTAAGCAAATTGCCTAGTTTGTTGGGAGAGCTAAAAGGCATGCAGCATCTTGTCCTGCAACATAATGGTTTTTGGGACTCTATCCCCCAAAGTGTCGGGCAACTCTCTCAGCTTGTTACGCTTGATCTGTCTGGTAATTCATGGGTTGGGAGTTTAACAGAAACTCATTTCAAAAATCTCACAAGATTAGAGTCTTTTAGTGTAAGCACAGACCAACATCTACTTGTCATTTTCAATTTGACTGATCCGGAATGGATTCCTCCTTTCCAGCTCCGTAAACTTTCCATGGAGAATTGCCAAGTAAACGCCCCTGGCTTCCCTTCATGGCTTCAATCTCAAACTCAGCTCATCTATGTCCAACTTAGGAATCTGGAATCTCGGGTGCAATACCAGATGAATGGATGTCTAATATCTCTTCTCAAATCCAATTTTTGGATTTATCTACTAACCAAATCAGCGGGAAGCTTCTGTTATGTTTCAACTTTCCAAATCTAGATTATATagatttaagtcggaatcaaTTTCATGGGCGCCTCCAGCTTTCCTCCACTAATGCTCGAATATTAgagtatctatttcttgattATAATTACTTGAATGGAACTATTCCATCATCAATTTGCACTATTTAGTATCTAGACACCCTTGTTCTGAATGAATCAGTTTTCTGGGACATTCCCTCGAGAATAGGGTTTctggaagaaaataaaagttgTGGATGTCTCAAATAACACTCTACCTGGTAACATTCCAACCTCAATGGGTGTTCCGAGTTCTTTGCAAGTATTAAGAATGGACAACAACCATTTTAGCGGAGAGATTCCTTCTTCCTTGCAAAATTTGTCAGCTTTGGACAGACTTTATCTCGGAGGCAACAACTTCACTGGAAACATACCTTCTTGGATAGGATCAAAAGCATCTCAATTGAGAGTGCTACAATTGCGATCCAACTTTTTAAGTGGACATATACTCCAACAATTGTGCAAGCTTTCTAACCTTCGGATCCTGGATTTGGGTCACAACAACTAACCAGGGACTATTCCAAAGTGCTTGCTTAATCTGACCTCTCTTGTCAATAATCGTGGTCAGTGGTTTTCCTCAGGATATGGTGATCATGATTTAACAACTGTGACATTAAAAGGAAGAGAATTGGAATATAATTACTATGGTGCTCAACGTTTAACCATCATTGATATTTCGTCAAATGGTTTGGAAGGTGAGATTCCTGAAGAAATAAGTGGTCTCGTGGCATTGAGTACCTTGAACTTGTCCATGAATCAATTAAGTGGAAATATCCCCTTAAACATTGGAAATCTAAAGTTGCTCGAAACTAGGACAGGGCAAAAAgcccgaagaagaaaaaaaatccggACCGGACCGACGGGCCCGTCCGGGCGGGCCGGGCTTTTTTCCGGGCTCATGtgttgtcatgtgataaacgggccgggctttgCTATGTCCGGACCGGTCCCGGGCCTTCAAAtccttaaacaaaaaaaacccggaAACCCGGGACATTAGGTGTCATTATGTAATTGGCTTTCGTAAGTGATCCtaaacttatagaatagaTACAATGACACTGGAACATAACCAAAAACAGAGTTAGGCCCAGAAAACCGGGCGGGCTCGGCCCGGATGATACCGGTCCGGGTTTTACCCGGACCCtgattttttaataataaagcCCGGCTCGTCGTACTACAACCGGGCTAGGTCCGGGCCCTGAAAAAAATAACCCAGGCTGAACCCGCGCCCAGCCCTACTCAAAACTCTTGACTTCTCCAAAAACCAGCTTCCAGGCCACATTCCTCAAGGTATTTATTCTTTGACATTCGTGTCTCACTTGAATGTATCTTACAACAAGCTAACCGGTAGAATTCCTTCTGGCAATCAACTTCAGACGCTAGATGATTCATCTATATATGAAGGCAATCCTTCACTCTTTGGATTTCCTCTTTCAAAATgcccaaaagaagaaaaagatgatGACGACAACAATTGGGGCAACAATCACAGTTCCATTATTGAACTGAGAGATAGTGAAATCATGTATTCAAACCCATGTAAACTTTGCTAGCGCAGGATTGAATATTGGGATCAAAGAATATGCTACAATTTTCATGAACTTACCAATCTTATTTTTGCCACAACATTACATAGTGAAGCATCAACTTGAGCTTCTCACATACATAGTGAAGCACCGAGCCACTAATCACCAAGTCACAAAAAGCATACAAAACGCAGTACAAACGAAAACCCAGAACGCACAAACGCCTCCGGTACCATACCAAGCTTCTCTAGACCAAAAAGAAGAGGGGATTATTTCAGAACTGCTTATAATGTTTGCTGTTTTTCGATGTGGGATTTAGAACACAGCTACTTCAAAACAGAACGTGCGACGCACGTGCCCCTTCGGGAATAAGGTTTTCTTTTCTGATGAAAAGAACAATTCATTGAAGAGAAGAGCCTCTAGGGTATCCCAAATTTACAACGTGGAAGAGAAGAGCTCGATCTCGTGTTCGGGAGAGAGGTCAAAAACTTGAAATCTAACGAACTTTTTCAATCCTTGTGGAAGGTCAAGTTGATATtttttgtaatagtctttgtACGAACTTGAAGATCATGATACAAGGTCTGGTTTCCTGGTCTAGGATGCATTCAGAGTAGTCTCATAATGAAATTAAATTGTACTTGAAGCGAGGCCGTTAGGGATCAAAGTCTGAAAAGTCCTGGAGATAATACCAAAACAGAGCAAGTAGCTTTACAGGATGGAAGCTAGGACAAGAAAAGGACAGTGACACCAAGCATAGGTTCACAGGTATACAAAAATTGGTACATACGAGATGCATTATATCACAGTCATGTTCATCATACTGAACCGAGTGAGTAGCAAATTTCAAATAATGAATCAAAGTATTAGAATACAGTATTAGTTGTCCTGTTGTCGTATTTGACAATTTTTCTTTCTACGACGTCGTTTTAGATAACCCCTCCCTTCCCATTATGTTGGTCGTTCTCCCCCGACGCGACtcaccagagagagagagagagatgagcgGAGTTTCAACAGCGGCGTACGTAGCTCGCCGGGCAGCTCAGAAGGAGCGGGTTCGGATCCTCTACCGTCGGGCCCTCAAGGACACTCTCAACTGGGCCGTCCACCGCCACCTCTTCTACAAAGATGTGCGCTCCCCTCTACTCCCAATCTCCTTATTTCTTTTGAGCTCTCACATTCATTTTCCgatttgatttcattttttcaGGCTGATGCTCTGCGCGAGCGGTTCGAGACCAACAAGCACGTGGTTCGAATCGATTCCCCCCCCTTCCAATTTGTTTCGATTTCGATGTTGGGGGTTTTAGATACACTGTTTTGATTGATTCATTGGTTGTTTGATTTTTGGGTTTGCAGGAAGATCTTGACACAATTGATAAACTCATAGTGAATGCTGAAGCTACCTACAATAAGTGGCGCCACCCTGACCCTTATGTTGGTAAGACTTTTTTCCGACACCGAATTGACTTGTTTAAGTATACTGCATTTTTCTCCATTCAGTTGATTTGTGCTTAGTTGCTGTCAAAAATTCACTTATATTTAAATCTCAGCTTCTTTGTTACTTGCTCAGTTGCTCATATGCTTTAAGCTGGGTAGGCCTTTTATACGCATATGGATATGATATATTAGGATAGGGAGACAATTTTTGATGACATGGAATttcatttaataaatgatgtcattttgatgtcAGACTTCAATGTTTGTCTGTGCTCGAGCTGCCTTAGTCTGGAAATATGACTAGGTGACAACCAATGTCAGTCTAGTCTGTTTCTCTCCGTCTTGATTAAATTTCTGTTACATCATTAGCTTCTCTCCTTGGTATGTAGGTGTCAAATGTGTCTAGTCTGTTTCTCTCCGTCTTGATTAAATTTCTGTTACATCATTAGCTTCTCTCCTTGGTATGTAGGTGTCAAATGTTTTGAAATTAAGGACTTGTTTCTGTTAATTATGTTGTGATCTGTTTGAATGAtagaattataaaattaacaGGCCTCCATGCTTAcaaaatatgttttgtttattttcttaaatGTTTGTAACCACTTCATTTATCTCTTATGTCTGTGAAGTTCCCTGGGCTCCTGGCGGTTCAAAGTTTCATCGTAATCCAACTCCACCTGCTGGGGTAAGATATTGTATTAACTTTGTGTTTTGTATCTTATGTTCACTTCTATGCTGTGGACCTTAATAGATGCATCTTGTAAATGGTTACTCTGTTAGGAGCAGTTacctttttttgtttataattttataccATTTCCCACTAGCAAAACAAAGTATTTCTGGTCAGTTGAATTTATACTTTATGAGAATTTTCCAGAGTTAATTTGCAGTTTTTTACCCGTATCTTGATTAGCTCCTatgattaatttgataaatttaTTATCACATTTTCCTTAAAAGAATCTTACTAATGCAAGTAGAAAGTTCTTTGCTTCGTCTGTTTTGTGTTTTACACATCAACTTGGACCAGTTACATTTTCACCTAGCATTTGACAAATTAGGCATTTTTACACTTCTCTGTATGACTTAAttgggattttttttaatgcagATTGAGATAGTATATGACTATGGCAAAGAAGGCAATGACTAAATGATGCTTAATTTTCCTTCCAACAAATAAAGGTAGCAATTTCATTATCTGCTCGAAGTACTGCTGTTTTGGCCTTAATACTGTACAAGTGTAAGTCATCAATTAGATTGTGGCATAtgaacacatgtttcacaaccgAATAGTAATGTTATTCTAGGTGTAAGAGCTTTTGTCCTCTTcagtttatttttgttttaattttgtgtctagtcaaaaatattaattaaagaGCCTAAATGAACCAATAGAATTCCATAACAACAGAAAGTATGTAGAAGAAGCTTGCTTTGAGATGTTCTGATGCAACACACTCACTGTTTAGATACTAGGATCAACAAACTCTTTAAGTTTTGGAGGATGAAGACACACATAACATGTTGGTTTAGGAATCACTCCCAGGTTTCTCACCTTAATCTAGGCTTCTCACCTTAGTGTGTATGCTTCTCAAGATTTAATCTGTATTTGGGATGGAAGAGGGAGAGGAATTTGTGAGATGAAGTTTAAAGAAATGGTACCCTCgatgaaaaatagaaaaacaaagGATCACTTTTAATAAAGATTTGCTGGTTTAATAATAATAGATGGGTTTCTAGTCAACCTGAGTTTGGTTATCTTATTGTTGTGCCTATTGAGGAGGGGTTGTGAGAAATCCAATTACTCTTCCCAATCAACCATTCATGTTGCTTCTTTTTGCAAGTATCATATGATTTTTCTCATCTTTGAACATGGGAAATTGTTGATTTTCTTGTCAGCATATGAATTCAATTGATCTTGATTATGTTATTTTAACTTGTGCAGATCAAGATGAAGAATGCGTATGATGATGAAGACACTTTAATTATTGAGGCCAGCCTCTTTGATGTATTGCTTAAGCAAATGATGGTTTTTAAGGTTCAAATTATTTCAAATGCAGTTCCTCCTTTTTGGTGTATTTGGTTCTTTTGCTCAATGGTTCTAAACCTGCAAATTGGCCTTTGGGTTTGGAGTTGAACTTAATGGAATGCATGAAATTTGACATGTTAATAATGCATGGACCCTTTGTTAATATCAGATATTCTATTGACATGGCCTTCTTTCATTCACCTGTGTGTAGTTATGTGAAAGATAAAGACAGAATTTTGTGTAGTTATGTGAAAGATAGACTGAATTAGACGTGTTTTGCCATTTGGAGTTAAAAAATTTCGCACCTGAGATGTGCATAACAAAGTCCACAGCATAGAAGTCTATAATCAACACCAAAAGTATTCTAGACATCATCTCTAGCTATATACAAATGAAGTGAATGTAATGTTGCCCGGTATTGTGCAGAGGCTCAAATACTGTGATATTGGTTTAGTTGGATCATCATTTCTCCAAGAACAATCAAATTTACTCTATAGTTGAGTGCTGCACGATATGACTTTGAATAAGTACTGTTAAAAATGGACTCCCGTTTCCCACTAGGAATTAAACCTAACATTATCATCCAAATTCACCATATAAGCAAAGACACGTACATCAAGATTCAATCAAAACATTATGAATCTCTCTAAGCTTTAAAACCATATGGAATGAGTTAGTTGAGGACCGATGTAAATTGAAAGGCATACTAATTAGAAACGAGGGACTCATTTTTGTGCGCTGCGATGTAACCATTTCAAAGTggctttcaattctcgtttaaacAAAATGCATGAGTCGTTACAGAGGGTgaaatgatatatatgcaataaAAACATCCTGATGATTTGGATAGAATTCTACTAATTTACATGTGGTAAAAATGAACGGTTACTATGCTTCTTTATAATGGAACTTTGAATTAGTGATGACCCAACTAACTATAAGATATCAGAGTTTTTCCtcatctctcactctctctgaAGCCAAACGCATTTCTTAATTGGCCAAAAACCTTAGATGGAGGACTGTATAGTCATACGATGGAAGATTAGAAGAGATGCCAAGAGCAAATATGCAACCTCATTTGGTGTATTTGCGTCTTTCATCGTTGTAATGCTGTTCTTGTGGACCATTTGGTCTGGTCTTGAAGTTGCAGGGGAACCAAAAATGAACCCTGAGTACTACAACAATAATTTGGTAGTGTTTGGTGGAGTGCTTACAATAGTCCTTGGTTTCTTCTTCCTTGCTGTTGGCTTTCCTATACTGGCAGACTTGTTTATCGAGTTTTCTCAACAATTCCGGAACCCGGAGGAGAGCGGCATACATCAAGGTAGTAACATCAAAACTTAAGAtaatcattttgtcatatgaTTTTCATCATCTGTTTAATGATATGTAATGTTCAACAACCTGGCTTATATTAGTTTCTGGGGCTTTCCGCACTCATTGCCCAATTTTGGAAAATACTTCACAGTTAATGGTGGCGTCATTAGTACTATGTTTGGTATTAGATATGCAAGGTGATGACAACAATGACTTCTGATAATTTGCAGAAGTGTTCAAACCTTCAAATCCTCATTTTTTAGTGGCCATTTATTTGCAAGTTGCAATACAAAAACCACTTAGCTACATTGTTGGTCGATTTCAGAACAAATTCAAGCCCTTCTACTATTTACTCCATGACTATTTCggaaaattctaatatacatcaatgtatgctatacattccacatccgacggtcgatattgttttgtgagtgggatcagaaaaataatatccgtTGCAAGAAATTGTCGGTGCATCACTCGTTAACTTTCATATATGATGTGCATCTGCTTGTGAACAATCACAAACCTCTTGGCGAATGCTATTTAAGTGTTTTATATTGCTGCAGGAGGGAAATTGAAGACGATATGTATCATGAGCCGCATAATTGTGAGTTTGATTGCAATGTTGATGCTAGTATGGGCAGTTTCCACCGGGTTTTGGCTTGTAACTATACCAAGAGAAGGCGCATATTATCCTCTAGCATCCCCAGTTGGCTTTGTCAGTATCATGTTTGGTGTTAGTTACTTCATCATTGGACTCTGCACAATTGTAAAGATAGCAGTAGAATTGACAAAGCGCTTGCAAGGGATAGTGAAGAACGAAATAGTTATTCATCAAAACGATATAGATATCAATTGTTTCGTTTGACAATCTCAATAATGCATCATAATATTAGTTTCCGATATGGGAATACGCACCATCACATTCATAATTTCATACTGAGAAACCAGTCCTTTAGCAATCTTGGTCTAAATTGCTACTCTCTATGAGCAGTAATAATCGCGACGACATTAATAACCTTTATGCTCCCATAACCTAGAACCTAGTGCCACATGAGGAAAGTACAAAGTGTTCCGTTCACAACTGCAAAGCATATCGAGCCACAGTAATGCAGAAAATTGCtatcatgaacagtgttttcaaAGGCGAAATTGAGGCGCGCCCTGGGCACGCTCCGGTGCAATGCGGCAACGAAGTGCCTCGCCACCCCAGACTGAGGCGGCTTGTTGGAAAACAGAAGAAAAGCGTCGGGGTGGCCTGTTTTTGCCAAAGGCGAGCACTGATGCGGCCTGGGcgaaaggaagaagatgaagtcGTTGACTTTTTAATCAATCTTTCCGTTAAAACGACATCGTATCAACTAATACAGCACACATAATAATCATGGAGACCGGTGGGCTCGGCCCAACTTGTTGCTACGTTACATAGTTTTGAAGATGGCCTTTAAAAGTtggaaatatatttatacccACATAaacctttttaaaaaaaacttatatagaTTCATATCTTATTTATGAACATAttacattaaaataatatatgttagAAAGACAGTCGCTTTAGTACGCCGTTACTCTCGTCTCGTGATGCTTCCTCACATTTCTTTGAAAACATTGATCATGAATAAGCCAGGCTATTATCACACTTCCTCTGCACCAATCACTAACTGTATTACTAGTTCACTCATCGGAGACTTAATTTCTGGAAGGTGTCAAAGCTTCACCTATGTACTTTCATCAGAGATGAACTAAAATAACATCTTCAGTATAACACATGTAGTTCCAACCCCAACATCTTGATCGAGCCAATTATGTAGGTCATTCTGTTATACGTTATTATTTTCCCTATTGAACTAAAATacctatattatatatagtaACAACCATGGATCCAATGGTAAATTAGGATCCTATCAAGGTCATCAAGAACTTCAAATCAAAGTTGATTTATAACGACCTGAACATAATGAAGAGTTAGTTATTCATTCAGACACCAGATTAGTTGCAGAAAGACTACTAATGCTTCAACACTTTCAACTACACAATCGAAGTTTTTTATTTCAGAAATTATTCatttaatttaaattgaatAAATAGTATTAGCAAACGAAGAGCAAAACCCTGTACGTAAGTAATGTCTCATTTTTGCATGTAATTTTTGTTAGAAATAATGTGGACTTAACATTATCCAAATCGTTACAAACgtacatattttgaattgatttGAAAAATAACAGAATTACATTGAAGAATGACTTATTCCGAGATACTCTCTAAGGTGTATATCCCTTATTAAAATGTGGATTGTGGTAAGTTCAGTTACTCTACTGATAAAAGTGATCACAATGAGGACTCTTTATGGGATTAGTCCGAGTTGTGAGGAATCGATCGATATAAATAGCAGAGGAAGTCCCTGAGTTCAACACAGCGTTTTTGCATTTATAAGAGCCACATTCTGTTAGCTACTTGTGTTGACACTCAGGAGACATTCTTAGAAGTTATGGCAGCTCAAGGAATC from Argentina anserina chromosome 2, drPotAnse1.1, whole genome shotgun sequence carries:
- the LOC126783046 gene encoding NADH dehydrogenase [ubiquinone] 1 beta subcomplex subunit 9; the protein is MSGVSTAAYVARRAAQKERVRILYRRALKDTLNWAVHRHLFYKDADALRERFETNKHVEDLDTIDKLIVNAEATYNKWRHPDPYVVPWAPGGSKFHRNPTPPAGIEIVYDYGKEGND